A section of the Spirosoma pollinicola genome encodes:
- a CDS encoding PSD1 and planctomycete cytochrome C domain-containing protein: MGKLPYYLLAVIAGFVWYIQSCTTNRVADHTGPEGVPDLVSYNFDIRPILSDKCLACHGPDANKREAGLRLDMAESAYKALAEHPTAHALVPGKPELSEVFLRISSPDTSVMMPPPASNLKLSAREIKLIEKWIKQGATYEKHWAFVAPKKPALPTIEQTDWPKNEIDYFILQKQEQKGLSPNDEADKERLLKRLSLDLNGLPPSLQLMDGFLADKSPNAYEKVVDQLLKSPAYGEKMALHWLDLARYADSHGYQDDGYRTQWPWRDWVIHAFNKNMHYSDFVSWQLAGDLMPESTKEQLLATGFNRNHKITEEGGTIQEEYRTMYVTDRNDLFGKGLLGVTLECAHCHDHKYDPFSHKEYYQLFAFFNNVKEVGMESVIGGPDTYAKKPLMEISDEDVKGILSFVNKRDTNRLIVSVMGDLDTTRKTFVLKRGVYDAPGEEVQPGTPKAILPFDSSYPKNRLGLAKWLFDKKNPLTARVYVNQLWQEFFGKGIVKTAGDFGMQGDLPSHPALLDWLAVDFMEHNWDIKRLVKQMVTSATYRQSAVITPEKLAADPDNILLARGPRYRIDAEFVKDLVLSSSGLLNPTIGGPSVKPYQPAGLWEGATSGRGLLSAYNQDHGSSLYRRGMYTLIKRTVPPPSMAIFDASNRDLCEVKRLKTNTPLQALVMMNDPTVLEASRVLAARLLQENSGVNDKISKAFRMIVSRKPSEKETELLTAYYDKELKKLTPMSVTRSLAVGECPIPARVDKTKLAALMRVVTTIYNLEETITKS; this comes from the coding sequence ATGGGTAAGCTTCCTTACTATTTGCTGGCTGTAATTGCTGGTTTTGTGTGGTACATACAGTCCTGTACGACCAACCGGGTTGCCGATCATACGGGGCCGGAGGGTGTCCCGGATTTGGTCAGTTATAACTTCGATATTCGGCCAATCCTTTCGGATAAATGCCTGGCCTGTCATGGACCCGATGCCAACAAACGCGAAGCCGGGCTGCGACTCGACATGGCCGAAAGCGCCTACAAAGCGCTGGCAGAGCACCCAACTGCCCACGCGCTGGTGCCCGGTAAACCCGAATTGTCGGAAGTGTTTTTGCGGATTAGCTCGCCCGACACATCGGTCATGATGCCTCCGCCCGCATCGAATCTAAAACTCTCCGCCCGCGAAATAAAGCTGATCGAGAAGTGGATCAAGCAGGGCGCTACCTACGAAAAACACTGGGCCTTTGTGGCTCCGAAAAAGCCCGCTCTCCCAACGATAGAACAGACCGACTGGCCGAAAAATGAGATTGACTATTTCATTCTTCAAAAACAGGAACAAAAGGGACTTTCGCCTAACGATGAAGCCGATAAAGAGCGTCTGCTAAAGCGGTTGAGTCTGGACCTGAACGGACTGCCGCCGAGTCTGCAACTGATGGATGGCTTTCTGGCTGACAAGAGCCCGAACGCCTACGAAAAGGTTGTCGATCAACTGCTGAAAAGTCCGGCCTATGGCGAAAAAATGGCCTTGCATTGGCTCGATCTGGCCCGCTATGCCGATTCGCACGGGTATCAGGACGATGGCTACCGCACGCAATGGCCCTGGCGCGATTGGGTCATTCATGCCTTCAACAAGAATATGCATTACAGCGATTTCGTGAGCTGGCAGCTAGCGGGCGACCTGATGCCGGAGTCAACGAAAGAACAGTTGCTGGCTACGGGTTTCAATCGGAATCATAAAATAACTGAAGAAGGTGGCACCATTCAGGAGGAATACAGAACCATGTACGTAACCGACCGAAATGATCTGTTCGGAAAAGGTTTGCTGGGTGTGACGCTCGAATGTGCGCACTGCCACGACCATAAATACGACCCATTTTCGCACAAAGAATATTACCAGTTGTTCGCGTTTTTCAATAACGTGAAGGAGGTGGGTATGGAGTCGGTTATCGGCGGGCCGGATACCTATGCCAAGAAACCCCTGATGGAAATTAGCGATGAGGACGTGAAGGGTATTTTGTCGTTCGTCAACAAGCGCGATACCAATCGCCTGATTGTATCGGTTATGGGTGATCTGGACACGACCCGAAAAACGTTTGTACTAAAACGGGGTGTGTATGATGCCCCCGGCGAGGAAGTGCAGCCCGGAACGCCCAAAGCAATTCTGCCCTTCGATTCCAGCTATCCCAAGAATCGCCTGGGACTCGCAAAGTGGCTGTTCGATAAAAAGAACCCCCTCACGGCACGGGTATATGTGAACCAGTTGTGGCAGGAGTTTTTTGGGAAAGGGATTGTGAAAACAGCCGGCGATTTCGGGATGCAGGGCGATCTGCCGTCGCACCCGGCTCTGCTCGACTGGCTCGCGGTCGATTTCATGGAGCATAACTGGGACATCAAACGGCTCGTGAAACAGATGGTAACTTCGGCTACGTACCGGCAATCGGCGGTCATTACGCCCGAGAAACTAGCCGCCGACCCGGATAATATATTGCTGGCACGAGGGCCACGCTACCGTATTGACGCCGAATTTGTGAAAGACCTGGTGTTAAGCAGCAGCGGGCTACTGAACCCAACCATTGGCGGGCCAAGCGTAAAACCGTATCAGCCTGCGGGTTTGTGGGAGGGAGCGACATCGGGGCGCGGGTTGCTGTCGGCATACAATCAGGATCATGGGTCAAGCCTGTACCGGCGGGGTATGTACACGCTCATCAAACGCACCGTCCCTCCGCCTTCGATGGCGATTTTTGATGCCAGTAACCGCGATCTGTGCGAGGTGAAACGGCTTAAAACCAACACCCCCTTGCAGGCATTGGTTATGATGAACGACCCAACCGTGCTGGAAGCGTCGCGGGTATTGGCGGCCCGGCTGTTGCAGGAAAACAGTGGCGTAAACGATAAGATCAGTAAAGCTTTTCGGATGATCGTGAGCCGGAAACCCAGCGAAAAAGAGACGGAGCTATTGACGGCCTATTACGACAAAGAGTTGAAAAAACTCACGCCAATGAGCGTCACCAGATCATTGGCTGTAGGCGAATGCCCAATCCCGGCAAGAGTCGACAAGACGAAATTGGCAGCGCTAATGAGGGTCGTGACGACCATTTATAATCTGGAAGAAACCATCACAAAGTCCTGA
- a CDS encoding DUF1501 domain-containing protein: MKNNWNRREFLQRTSAATMAAFAAGAPMSSLLSGCSRTPKPGETSGTADTVILLWMAGGMAHTETFDPKRYTSFEKGMEGNRVLSTFKPIPTVLDGINFSDGLQSIGKVMDKGTLIRSYVAADMGHILHSRHQYHWHTSYEPPQTVAAPHLGSWIAKELGPKNPVIPAFIDIGQRFTVGEAEELKAFHTAGFLGNEFGPFFIPDPSQGLESVRPPVGMDAKRFERRNQLYNDLISNGPMGEYGSDYQKESLKRSMEQAYMLLNSPEAKAFDLSKEPKASYDIYNTGKFGLGCLLARRLTEQGARFISVTTEYEPFKGWDTHENGHTRLEDMKKQIDGPVAQLIKDLDKSGRLDRTMIILASEFSRDMMVEGRPGAKVQEQVQQPEILSDLKFYGMHRHFTDGCSILMFGGGIKKGFVYGKTADERPCKTIENPVHIEGIHQTVYHALGIPPETHYEVEKRPFYSTPDGLGKPVLDLLI, encoded by the coding sequence ATGAAAAATAACTGGAATAGACGGGAGTTTCTGCAACGAACAAGTGCGGCTACAATGGCGGCTTTTGCGGCTGGTGCGCCCATGTCGAGTCTGTTGTCGGGGTGTAGCCGGACTCCAAAACCGGGCGAAACCAGCGGCACCGCCGATACCGTGATTCTATTGTGGATGGCGGGCGGTATGGCCCACACCGAAACCTTCGACCCCAAACGCTACACTTCTTTTGAGAAAGGCATGGAAGGCAATCGGGTGTTGAGCACGTTTAAGCCTATCCCTACGGTGCTTGATGGTATCAACTTTTCCGATGGACTGCAATCTATTGGCAAGGTTATGGATAAGGGAACCCTGATTCGCTCGTATGTAGCCGCAGACATGGGGCATATTCTGCATTCGCGCCATCAGTATCACTGGCACACCAGCTACGAACCCCCTCAAACCGTGGCTGCTCCCCATCTGGGCTCCTGGATTGCAAAGGAACTGGGCCCGAAGAACCCCGTAATTCCTGCCTTTATCGATATTGGCCAGCGGTTTACGGTGGGCGAGGCCGAAGAGCTAAAAGCATTTCACACCGCTGGTTTTTTGGGAAATGAGTTTGGTCCGTTCTTTATTCCCGATCCTAGTCAGGGACTGGAGAGCGTTCGCCCGCCGGTGGGTATGGATGCCAAACGGTTTGAGCGACGGAATCAGTTATACAACGACCTGATCAGCAATGGACCGATGGGCGAGTATGGCAGCGATTATCAGAAAGAGTCGCTCAAACGGTCGATGGAACAGGCCTATATGCTGCTCAACTCGCCCGAAGCTAAAGCGTTCGACCTGAGCAAAGAGCCCAAAGCCAGCTACGATATTTATAACACAGGCAAGTTTGGTCTGGGCTGCTTGCTGGCCCGCCGACTTACCGAACAGGGTGCCCGGTTCATAAGCGTCACGACGGAATATGAGCCGTTTAAGGGCTGGGATACGCATGAAAACGGCCATACACGTCTGGAAGATATGAAAAAACAGATCGACGGCCCTGTGGCGCAACTTATTAAAGACCTGGATAAGAGCGGACGTCTGGATCGTACGATGATCATACTGGCTAGTGAATTCAGCCGCGACATGATGGTCGAAGGTCGGCCGGGTGCGAAGGTGCAGGAGCAGGTGCAACAGCCTGAGATTCTGTCCGATCTGAAATTTTATGGTATGCACCGACACTTTACCGATGGCTGTTCCATTCTCATGTTCGGCGGAGGTATAAAAAAAGGGTTTGTCTATGGCAAAACTGCCGACGAACGACCCTGCAAAACCATCGAGAATCCGGTGCATATAGAAGGCATTCACCAAACGGTTTATCATGCGCTGGGCATTCCGCCAGAAACGCATTATGAAGTGGAGAAACGCCCGTTTTATTCAACACCCGATGGGCTGGGTAAACCCGTTCTGGACTTGCTGATTTGA
- a CDS encoding DUF1549 domain-containing protein, whose translation MILTESFWLWQFLGRLHPLIVHFPVGLLCIALLLEAVGWFRKSTDMQAGIRAMVWIGAISSVVAAALGLVLVNQDDYGGDTVTIHQWSGLATMTLALLTVLALRSGRIELYRGLLIATVLGVSLAGHFGAMLTHGDDYLSSVLPFGKGSGSPTGSGSQFAFASATTANQPLDDKQIGELNLEVRSILAHNCYSCHSATKTKGGLRLDKKEFVMKGGEDGEILVAGHPEKSDIIRRIKLPAGHEDAMPTKGKRLTDHDIALLEFWIQQGAPWPSGPEKSIYRVAELAPRLPALPDATADITNPVDRFVNVYFQQHKLTWKNLVDDRTYMRRVYLDVVGLLPTPATLKAFETDTRPDKRELLVKELLNRNTDYAQHWLTFWNDALRNDYTGTGYITGGRHDITSWLYTSLKANKPYNQFVRELVSPTKASAGFIKGIKWRGTINSSQRTEMQAAQNVSQVLLGLNLKCASCHDSFISDWKLADAYAFANVFADTTLEINRCDKPTGKMAGTRIIFEKLGTINGKATTKERLKELADFMVQPQDGRLYRTVVNRIWAQVMGRGIIEPVDVMDNDPWSQDLLDWLASDFVTNGYDIKKLMFTILTSKTYQLPSVGLKDADLITSPKFVFQGMVRRRLTAEQFADAVSLAFSPIYVDTSIVKEQFPKNIKREVPFPRASLVKNDPFLTALGRPNRETVSTSRSSQANLLQALELTNGEKFNDALKRGAQAWKATYPTTDVLVKNLYWKALGREPKPKEMAVAQKIVGKNPTTEGIQDLVWAISLHPEFQLIY comes from the coding sequence GTGATACTAACTGAATCGTTTTGGCTCTGGCAGTTCCTGGGCCGTTTACATCCATTAATCGTCCATTTTCCGGTTGGTTTGCTGTGCATTGCCCTGTTGCTCGAAGCGGTTGGGTGGTTCCGAAAATCGACCGATATGCAGGCTGGTATTCGGGCAATGGTCTGGATTGGTGCCATCAGTTCTGTGGTGGCTGCAGCGTTGGGTCTTGTTTTGGTCAATCAGGACGATTACGGCGGAGATACCGTAACCATCCACCAATGGTCGGGGCTGGCAACGATGACCCTGGCCCTACTGACCGTACTTGCCCTGCGCTCCGGGCGAATCGAACTGTATAGGGGACTGCTCATTGCTACCGTTCTGGGCGTTAGCCTTGCCGGTCATTTTGGCGCCATGCTCACCCACGGCGACGACTACCTGAGTAGTGTGCTGCCCTTTGGCAAGGGTTCGGGGAGTCCTACTGGCAGTGGATCGCAGTTTGCTTTTGCCAGTGCAACCACCGCAAACCAGCCGCTGGACGATAAGCAGATTGGCGAACTGAATCTGGAAGTGCGCTCCATTCTGGCGCACAACTGCTATAGTTGCCATAGCGCCACCAAAACCAAAGGCGGTTTACGACTGGATAAGAAAGAATTTGTGATGAAGGGAGGAGAAGATGGCGAGATTCTGGTAGCGGGCCATCCCGAAAAGAGCGATATAATCCGTCGTATTAAACTCCCGGCGGGCCACGAAGATGCGATGCCCACCAAAGGCAAGCGCCTGACCGACCATGATATTGCCCTGCTCGAATTCTGGATTCAACAGGGTGCGCCCTGGCCGAGTGGTCCCGAAAAAAGTATTTACCGCGTAGCCGAACTGGCCCCGCGTCTACCCGCCCTGCCCGATGCGACAGCCGATATTACGAACCCTGTTGACCGCTTCGTGAACGTCTATTTTCAACAACATAAACTGACATGGAAAAACCTGGTTGACGATCGTACTTACATGCGCCGAGTGTATCTGGATGTAGTGGGTTTGTTGCCAACGCCCGCAACACTAAAAGCTTTCGAAACCGATACGCGGCCTGATAAACGGGAGCTTCTGGTTAAGGAACTGCTCAATCGAAATACCGATTACGCCCAGCATTGGCTCACTTTCTGGAATGATGCGCTCCGCAACGATTATACCGGTACCGGCTACATCACGGGTGGGCGGCACGACATTACGAGTTGGCTTTATACGTCACTGAAAGCCAATAAGCCTTATAATCAGTTTGTTCGGGAGTTGGTTAGCCCTACCAAAGCGTCGGCTGGTTTCATTAAAGGAATCAAATGGCGCGGCACGATCAACTCAAGCCAGCGAACCGAAATGCAGGCGGCCCAGAATGTGTCGCAGGTATTGCTGGGGCTGAACCTGAAATGTGCGTCGTGCCACGACAGCTTCATCAGCGACTGGAAACTGGCCGATGCCTACGCTTTTGCCAATGTCTTTGCCGATACAACGCTGGAAATCAACCGTTGCGATAAACCCACTGGCAAAATGGCCGGAACCCGAATTATTTTTGAGAAACTGGGAACGATCAATGGAAAGGCAACAACCAAAGAGCGCCTGAAGGAACTGGCTGATTTTATGGTTCAGCCTCAAGATGGTCGTCTGTATCGTACGGTTGTCAATCGGATTTGGGCGCAGGTGATGGGCCGGGGTATTATCGAGCCTGTCGATGTGATGGACAACGATCCCTGGAGTCAGGATTTACTCGATTGGCTGGCCTCCGACTTCGTGACCAATGGCTATGACATCAAGAAGCTGATGTTTACTATTCTAACCTCAAAAACATACCAGTTGCCTTCGGTTGGCCTTAAAGATGCCGATCTGATTACATCACCCAAATTTGTTTTTCAAGGCATGGTTCGTCGTAGGCTCACAGCCGAGCAATTTGCCGATGCGGTAAGTCTGGCGTTCAGCCCGATCTACGTGGATACATCCATTGTTAAGGAACAGTTTCCCAAAAATATAAAGAGAGAAGTGCCGTTTCCGAGGGCATCTTTAGTGAAAAACGATCCATTCCTAACGGCGTTGGGTCGCCCGAATCGCGAAACGGTCAGCACCAGCCGATCGTCGCAGGCCAACCTGTTGCAGGCATTGGAACTGACCAACGGCGAGAAATTCAACGATGCCCTCAAGCGAGGTGCCCAGGCATGGAAAGCGACCTACCCAACAACGGATGTTCTGGTGAAAAACCTGTATTGGAAAGCGTTAGGCCGGGAGCCTAAGCCCAAAGAAATGGCTGTTGCCCAGAAAATAGTGGGCAAAAATCCCACTACCGAGGGCATTCAGGATCTGGTTTGGGCCATTAGCCTGCACCCCGAGTTTCAACTGATTTATTGA
- a CDS encoding SusC/RagA family TonB-linked outer membrane protein, with the protein MKKLYQVVSFSILVGSFSGFVYGQGTDTRRVNTSSSASQLITLNHSERQATHVTSRFAEVIVAGKVIDEKGAGLPGVSVVVKGTTQGSTTDGEGRYRISAPNANATLVFSFVGYQKQEILVGNQTSLTVTLLPDDQTLNEVVVVGYGSQRRQDITSAVSVINMKDIGEQPANNPNQILQGRAPGVVVKQKSGTPGGAFEVRVRGIGSLGAGSNPLYVIDGFAVGTSVGQNLNPNDIESVTVLKDAASTAIYGARGSNGVVLITTKQAKDGKVNVNLSMDYGIQSVPNSRRVKMLNGVEFAQFKKDIFMDQIRILQNREPAESEVPIGYRFPEQTKYSTDWFGLIMRDNAPYSDLNLTVSSGAGPIKSLLSVGYYKEDGIIKKTNYDRISVRSNLGGQINKFINVGLNINGTYTRQNLANTDGRSALVGGALLMDPRATPYNPDGSLVPYINGVDGVFGFPNPLFVLENVYRKRNIADLLTNGFIELSFLRNFKFRTSANVKLNNNTFKEYIPSTIGNPVASGTAGAPPRIATETDNTEELTNYSLDQLLTYKPQLSANHSLDVLLGYTAQQEKVRGFTGTGNTYPDDLVPYLGSASIRSATSYEFGWSMLALLSRVNYAYKDKYLFSASYRREGSSRFGAKNKYGDFPAASIGWRLTEESFMPKTAWLSDLKLRASWGVTGNNDIGNYPSLAFVGANNYILGNAFSAGKVVSSFANSELKWEKSNQLDIGMDLALFNSKLIFNIEYYKKITNDMLLPVSIPSVSGFTTSLANIGKVENHGVEIGGEFRTTIGQVNFRTNANISFNRNRILAIKGASDALYYGSFYGGYNVQKVGRPVGMIYGYNKLGIFNTQAEIDAAPKQDGVIPGGMKFEDTNRDGVISYDTQDMVEIGNPNPAFTWAWTFAADYKKFDLNLMFLGAQDFDIYRNIEASTMNMDGVFNVLDKAKDRWRSASNPGTNPADVHSQGGTSYFKWSRESSNRYVYDGSYVWLKTITIGYNFPKFKSILSNARVFVTGNNLIMFTKYPGNNPDAGVRSTTEPNNDDESYPVPRTFATGIKLNF; encoded by the coding sequence ATGAAGAAGCTTTATCAAGTAGTTTCATTTAGTATTTTGGTCGGCAGTTTTTCTGGCTTTGTCTACGGGCAGGGGACGGATACACGGAGAGTTAATACATCATCCAGCGCATCTCAGTTGATTACGCTGAATCATTCAGAACGTCAGGCTACACACGTGACCTCAAGATTTGCCGAGGTAATCGTGGCGGGAAAAGTGATTGATGAGAAAGGTGCCGGGTTGCCGGGCGTAAGTGTAGTCGTAAAAGGAACAACGCAGGGCTCAACCACCGATGGAGAGGGACGCTATCGTATCTCGGCACCCAACGCCAATGCTACCCTGGTTTTTAGTTTTGTTGGTTACCAGAAACAGGAAATTCTGGTAGGGAATCAGACGTCGCTGACCGTTACGCTGCTACCGGATGACCAAACGCTGAATGAAGTGGTGGTAGTAGGCTACGGTTCGCAACGCCGACAGGATATTACCTCGGCGGTATCAGTCATCAACATGAAAGATATTGGCGAACAACCTGCCAACAACCCGAACCAGATTCTTCAGGGACGTGCGCCGGGAGTTGTTGTCAAACAAAAAAGCGGTACGCCGGGTGGTGCTTTTGAGGTACGTGTTCGGGGTATTGGCTCACTGGGGGCTGGTAGTAATCCGCTCTATGTTATCGACGGGTTCGCCGTGGGTACGTCGGTCGGACAAAACTTAAATCCAAACGATATAGAAAGTGTAACAGTCCTGAAAGATGCCGCATCTACGGCTATTTACGGTGCCAGAGGGTCGAATGGTGTGGTACTCATCACCACAAAACAGGCCAAAGATGGAAAAGTGAACGTCAATCTGTCGATGGATTATGGTATTCAGAGCGTTCCCAATTCCCGTCGGGTAAAAATGCTGAACGGGGTGGAGTTCGCTCAATTCAAAAAAGACATTTTCATGGATCAGATCCGTATTCTTCAGAATCGGGAGCCTGCCGAAAGTGAAGTACCCATCGGGTATCGGTTTCCGGAACAGACCAAGTATTCGACAGATTGGTTCGGCCTTATCATGCGCGACAATGCACCCTATTCCGATCTTAATTTAACGGTTTCGTCGGGGGCCGGGCCTATCAAATCGTTATTGTCGGTGGGGTATTATAAGGAAGACGGGATCATTAAAAAAACGAATTACGACCGTATTTCCGTTCGCTCCAATCTGGGCGGACAGATCAATAAATTTATCAATGTCGGTCTGAATATCAACGGGACCTATACCCGGCAAAACCTGGCGAATACCGATGGCCGTAGCGCCCTCGTAGGAGGTGCCTTGTTGATGGACCCCCGCGCTACACCCTACAATCCTGATGGCTCACTTGTGCCCTACATAAACGGCGTCGATGGTGTATTTGGGTTTCCTAATCCGCTATTTGTACTGGAAAATGTGTATCGGAAGCGGAACATCGCCGATTTGCTGACGAATGGGTTTATTGAACTTTCCTTCCTTCGGAATTTCAAGTTTAGAACGTCTGCGAATGTCAAACTCAATAACAATACATTCAAGGAGTACATCCCCTCCACTATTGGCAACCCGGTAGCATCCGGAACGGCGGGTGCTCCTCCACGGATCGCTACCGAAACCGATAATACAGAAGAACTGACCAACTATTCGCTGGATCAGTTACTGACCTACAAACCCCAGCTATCAGCGAACCATAGTCTGGATGTGCTGCTTGGCTACACCGCTCAACAGGAGAAAGTTCGCGGGTTTACGGGCACTGGCAATACCTACCCCGATGACCTGGTGCCTTACCTTGGCTCTGCTTCCATTCGGTCGGCTACGTCCTACGAGTTTGGCTGGAGTATGCTGGCTTTACTCAGTCGGGTCAACTATGCTTACAAGGACAAATACCTGTTTTCGGCTTCGTATCGGCGGGAGGGGAGTTCGCGTTTTGGGGCCAAGAACAAGTACGGCGATTTTCCGGCGGCTTCTATTGGCTGGCGGCTTACAGAAGAGTCCTTTATGCCGAAAACAGCCTGGTTGAGCGATCTTAAACTACGGGCAAGTTGGGGTGTAACGGGCAATAATGACATTGGTAACTACCCGAGCCTGGCATTCGTAGGCGCTAACAACTACATATTGGGCAATGCATTTTCGGCGGGTAAAGTCGTTAGCTCCTTTGCCAATTCGGAGTTGAAATGGGAAAAATCGAATCAACTGGATATTGGAATGGACTTGGCTCTGTTCAACAGCAAGTTGATTTTTAACATCGAGTATTATAAGAAGATTACCAACGATATGCTTTTGCCGGTGTCCATCCCGTCGGTTTCGGGCTTTACAACCAGCCTGGCTAATATTGGTAAAGTGGAGAATCACGGCGTTGAAATTGGCGGGGAATTTCGAACGACCATCGGGCAGGTCAATTTCCGCACCAATGCCAACATCAGTTTCAACCGAAATCGGATTCTGGCCATTAAAGGAGCCAGCGACGCACTGTATTATGGTAGTTTTTATGGCGGCTACAATGTGCAGAAAGTGGGTCGCCCGGTGGGCATGATTTACGGCTACAACAAATTGGGTATTTTCAATACACAAGCTGAAATCGACGCAGCGCCCAAACAGGACGGCGTCATTCCTGGCGGTATGAAATTCGAGGATACCAACCGCGATGGGGTTATTTCCTACGATACGCAGGATATGGTCGAAATAGGCAATCCAAATCCGGCATTTACCTGGGCCTGGACGTTTGCCGCCGATTATAAAAAGTTCGACTTAAATCTTATGTTTCTTGGCGCTCAGGACTTTGACATCTACCGAAATATCGAAGCCTCAACTATGAATATGGATGGCGTATTCAATGTGCTGGACAAAGCAAAAGATCGCTGGCGGTCGGCAAGTAATCCCGGCACAAACCCGGCTGATGTGCATTCGCAGGGTGGAACGAGCTATTTCAAATGGTCGCGGGAGAGCAGCAATCGCTATGTGTATGATGGCAGCTATGTCTGGCTGAAAACCATTACGATTGGCTATAACTTTCCAAAGTTCAAGTCGATTCTGAGCAACGCCCGGGTTTTCGTGACGGGCAACAACTTGATCATGTTCACCAAATATCCGGGCAATAATCCAGATGCGGGCGTACGAAGCACAACCGAACCGAACAATGACGACGAGTCATATCCGGTTCCCAGAACGTTTGCTACGGGTATAAAACTCAACTTCTAA
- a CDS encoding RagB/SusD family nutrient uptake outer membrane protein, with amino-acid sequence MKNRLLIGTLFLCFCQLSCNDDLLVTTDPTRIGTDLFYKNETQFLQALSGVYGQLQGITGAAYIFQEFPSDNTTLDFNPLDRGGAAGWEAFEFSTVNQGNGEIANVWNLYYSALYNTNYTLEKLTGSSLDASVKAPIEGQLKFLRAYFYFNLVQYFGDVVLVTSTLDKPDQAFDLIRSPQANVWAQIEKDLKEAVTLLPATYPASQTGRATKGAALGLLGKTYLTQKKYADAVTTLKQITGYSLNPVYADNFNTAKKNGPESIFEIQYQGGNDLGEWSSFAYTFAPRLSAGAVTGFANTTPGGRNIPTNDLIAAYEPGDLRKDASLKTSYTLNGTVVPIPYVIKFTHTHTITGRTDDNWPVLRYADVLLMLAEAINEQSGPTAEAFGYLNQIRTRAGLKELTGLDKAAFKTAVLKERRVELAFENQRWFDLKRTMTPAELAAFMNAYGAKEKAKPTVDRGGIAFNAQDYVFSDYEYFFPIPAPQILINSKLTQNAGYQ; translated from the coding sequence ATGAAAAATAGACTTCTTATCGGAACCCTTTTCCTTTGCTTCTGTCAGCTTTCGTGCAACGATGATTTACTGGTTACTACCGACCCGACGCGGATTGGTACCGACCTGTTCTATAAAAACGAAACCCAGTTTTTACAGGCGTTAAGTGGCGTTTATGGCCAGTTGCAGGGTATTACAGGCGCGGCCTATATTTTTCAGGAGTTCCCCTCCGACAATACAACGCTCGATTTCAACCCGCTCGACCGGGGCGGGGCTGCCGGTTGGGAAGCGTTTGAGTTTTCGACCGTCAATCAGGGTAATGGCGAAATTGCCAACGTATGGAACCTGTATTATTCGGCGCTCTACAACACGAACTACACGCTGGAAAAACTGACAGGCAGTTCGCTCGATGCCTCTGTGAAAGCACCCATCGAAGGGCAGTTGAAGTTTCTGCGAGCCTACTTCTATTTTAATCTGGTTCAGTATTTTGGCGATGTTGTGCTGGTTACGTCGACCCTGGACAAACCCGACCAGGCGTTTGACCTGATTCGATCTCCCCAAGCCAATGTATGGGCGCAGATCGAGAAAGATTTGAAGGAAGCCGTTACGTTGCTGCCCGCTACATACCCTGCTTCGCAGACAGGACGCGCCACAAAAGGAGCTGCTTTAGGTCTATTAGGCAAGACGTATCTGACACAGAAAAAATACGCCGATGCCGTAACAACCCTCAAGCAGATAACGGGCTACTCGCTCAATCCGGTCTATGCCGACAATTTCAATACCGCTAAAAAGAACGGCCCCGAATCAATTTTCGAAATTCAGTATCAGGGCGGCAATGATCTGGGCGAGTGGAGCAGTTTTGCTTACACATTTGCACCCCGGCTATCGGCAGGGGCGGTAACCGGATTTGCCAACACAACGCCGGGCGGACGGAACATTCCAACCAACGACCTGATTGCGGCCTACGAACCCGGCGATCTGCGGAAAGATGCCTCATTAAAAACCAGTTACACGCTGAACGGTACGGTGGTTCCTATTCCGTATGTGATTAAATTCACCCATACACACACCATTACAGGCCGCACTGACGATAACTGGCCAGTGCTTCGATATGCCGATGTGTTGCTGATGCTGGCCGAAGCCATCAATGAGCAGTCGGGTCCAACCGCCGAAGCGTTTGGCTACCTGAATCAGATACGCACACGGGCGGGACTTAAGGAGCTAACGGGCCTCGACAAAGCAGCCTTTAAAACGGCTGTTCTGAAAGAACGACGGGTTGAACTGGCGTTCGAAAACCAGCGGTGGTTTGACCTGAAGCGTACCATGACGCCAGCCGAACTAGCCGCTTTCATGAACGCATACGGCGCTAAGGAAAAGGCGAAACCAACAGTAGATCGAGGTGGAATCGCGTTTAATGCGCAGGATTATGTGTTCAGCGATTATGAGTACTTTTTCCCGATACCGGCTCCGCAAATTTTGATAAATAGCAAGCTGACTCAAAACGCCGGGTACCAATAA